One Solea solea chromosome 5, fSolSol10.1, whole genome shotgun sequence genomic window carries:
- the LOC131459913 gene encoding EMILIN-1-A-like — translation MAARLLLLLLLALWTCGHAKSSFPVRPSYSLYTGGHAHRGRATSRHRNWCAFVVTKTVSCVVEDGVETYVKPDYHPCSWGSGQCSRVVVYRTYMRPRYKVAYKMLTEMEWKCCHGYSGQDCTIGPGGGGGVYSQGGASSGESDKLRQLEEKISSLTNNLQDLQSTLDQRPQQEGSNPGGGGVGGEGGARGGAGGGGRNPADAAQPEIKETIHSIQTKLDQLDNRTQAHDKTLLSINNHLVNGKGNELEGGVSGGGLNSLKEEILRELERRVSLSCSSCQAGVEDLRRQQLEDRDRIRALEKQLNTVELRYRHSVDGLRRDVGGLQRDVGGLQRDVGGLQTCCNATHDLTLRLTHAERKISSASDNLDDLHNRVEKELSGGGGGETGGGGETRGAGETGGGGGGGSSGSRGGGLGGADSDKMLDKNLRDLELRVNNSCSQLENELKDLRTVILDVKVTEKDVDVDMVLMKNRVNDWDKRLSVLENSTTVHEHRLDMCSCAGGGGGASTGGGGVSSGGGASTGEGGVSSGGGNRGGTGGGVSSGGGNRGGTGEGGVSSGGGNRGGTGGGVSSGGGNKGGTGGQREDTEKSLEWRVIANEDKIQHFNTQLKDLSVSGDSLHDKVVDLSHDVRKIKALTGDHGEHFNRIVTEVELLGHDCELCRRVEDELRRLKNHSHDALGHMQSHINRLQIRLDSEKDSRSHTCSQLQDEVRLLRHDVRRCGQCGTSGGSDRPGSRGGSSGAGTGLDSEKTLDGHSVIGGSVNNEQLKTLQGELSEVILTFSSINDTLKSLEHTVHKHGSVITDLGNTKDKIISELDKIQQEVTEHGEDSRERLDGLERDLRRTDNSLLTDVGECKRSGDGLEKRLSKLEGVCGRLDGVSDAVHKIRQGLNGHVSSLWTCVSGLNDSLVRHGRILDLIQTNQDHVQSRVKNLNSSVNQVVKDLQSVSGLPGPPGPPGERGFKGLPGTRGPPGLNGAPGLPGLPGADAHVPRLSFSTALTAPADRAGTIVFDKIFVNEGDFYDARTGIFTAPVDGHYFFSAVLTGHKNEKIEAVLSKSNYGMARVDSGGYQPEGLENNPVAEAKTTPGSLAVFNIILPLQARDTVCVDLVTGKLAHSVEPLTVFSGVLLYEDM, via the exons gaaCTGGTGTGCGTTTGTGGTGACAAAGACGGTGAGTTGTGTCGTTGAGGACGGTGTTGAAACCTACGTGAAACCTGATTATCATCCTTGCAGCTGGGGGAGTGGCCAGTGCAGCAGAGTGGTGGT CTATCGTACTTACATGCGACCGCGCTACAAAGTGGCCTACAAAATGTTGACAGAGATGGAGTGGAagtgttgtcatggttacagtGGACAGGACTGCACCATCggtccaggaggaggaggaggggtttaCAGTCAGGGAGGAGCCAGCTCTG GTGAGAGTGACAAACTGAggcagctggaggagaagatCTCGAGTCTGACCAACAACCTCCAGGACCTGCAGTCCACCCTGGACCAGCGCCCCCAGCAGGAGGGCAGCaatccaggaggaggaggagtaggaggagaaggaggagccagaggaggagccgggggaggaggaagaaaccCTGCTGATGCAGCTCAGCCTGAGATTAAAGAGACAATTCACAGCATCCAGACCAAACTGGACCAACTGGACAATCGCACACAG GCTCACGACAAAACGCTGCTAAGCATCAACAACCACCTGGTGAACGGCAAAGGTAACGAGCTGGAGGGGGGCGTGTCCGGAGGCGGGCTGAACTCGCTGAAGGAGgagattctgagggagctggagaGGAGGGTGTCACTGTCCTGCTCCTCCTGTCAG GCCGGCGTGGAGGATCTGCGTCGTCAGCagctggaggacagagacaggatCCGAGCTCTGGAGAAGCAGCTGAACACGGTGGAGCTGCGATATCGTCACAGCGTGGACGGGCTGCGGCGAGACGTGGGCGGGCTGCAGCGAGATGTGGGCGGGCTGCAGCGAGACGTGGGCGGGCTGCAGACGTGCTGCAACGCCACGCACGACCTCACACTCCGCCTCACACACGCTGAACGCAAGATCAGCTCAGCCTCAGACAACTTAGACGATCTGCACAACCGTGTGGAGAAGGAgctcagtggaggaggaggaggagaaacaggaggaggaggagaaacaagaggagcaggagaaacaggaggaggaggtggcggcggcagcagcgggtccagaggaggaggattggGTGGAGCTGATAGTGATAAAATGTTGGACAAAAATCTGAGAGACCTGGAGCTTCGTGTCAACAACAGCTGCTCTCAGCTGGAGAATGAGCTCAAGGACCTGAGGACAGTGATCCTGGACGTCAAGGTCACAGAAAAGGACGTGGACGTGGACATGGTGCTGATGAAGAACAGGGTGAACGACTGGGACAAGAGGCTGTCGGTGCTGGAGAACTCCACCACAGTCCACGAGCACAGGCTGGACATGTGCAgctgtgcaggaggaggaggaggggccagtacaggaggaggaggggtcagttcaggaggaggagccagTACAGGAGAAGGAGGGGTCAGTTCAGGAGGCGGGAACAGGGGAGgtacaggaggaggagtcagttCAGGGGGCGGGAACAGGGGAGGTACAGGAGAAGGAGGGGTCAGTTCAGGAGGCGGGAACAGGGGAGgtacaggaggaggagtcagttCAGGAGGCGGGAACAAGGGAGGTACAGGAGGACAAagagaagacacagagaaatCTCTGGAGTGGAGAGTCATCGCCAACGAGGACAAGATTCAACATTTTAACACTCAACTCAAAGACCTGTCAGTGTCTGGAGACTCTCTGCACGACaag GTGGTGGACTTGAGTCACGATGTTCGTAAGATCAAGGCTCTGACGGGCGACCACGGCGAGCACTTCAATCGCATCGTGACGGAGGTGGAGCTGCTCGGCCACGACTGCGAGCTGTGTCGCAGGGTGGAGGACGAGCTGCGGAGGCTGAAGAATCACTCCCATGATGCACTTGGGCACATGCAGAGCcacatcaacagactgcagaTCAGACTGGACTCAGAGAAAGATAGCCGCTCTCACACGTGTTCACAGCTGCAGGACGAAGTGCGTCTGTTGCGACACGACGTCAGGAGGTGTGGCCAGT GTGGCACCTCAGGCGGATCGGATCGCCCGGGTAGTCGTGGTGGAAGCAGCGGAGCTGGAACTGGACTGGACTCAGAGAAGACGTTAGACGGCCACAGCGTGATCGGCGGCTCCGTCAACAACGAGCAGCTGAAGACGCTGCAGGGCGAACTGTCTGAGGTCATCCTCACCTTCAGCTCCATCAACGACACGCTGAAGAGTCTGGAACACACGGTCCACAAACACGGCAGCGTCATCACGGACCTCG GAAACACCAAGGACAAGATCATCTCAGAGCTCGACAAGATCCAGCAGGAAGTGACGGAGCACGGCGAGGACAGCAGGGAGCGGCTGGACGGGCTGGAGCGCGACCTGCGACGCACCGACAACTCTCTGCTGACGGACGTCGGCGAGTGTAAGAGGTCAGGAGACGGTCTGGAGAAGAGGTTGTCCAAGCTGGAGGGCGTGTGCGGGCGGCTGGACGGAGTCTCTGACGCCGTCCACAAGATCAGACAAG GGCTGAATGGACACGTGTCCAGTTTGTGGACATGTGTCTCCGGTCTCAATGACTCGCTCGTCCGTCACGGCCGGATCCTGGACCTGATCCAGACGAACCAGGACCACGTCCAGAGCCGGGTGAAGAACCTGAACTCCAGCGTGAACCAGGTGGTCAAAGATCTTCAGAGTGTGAGCG GTCTGCCCGGACCCCCAGGGCCGCCAGGAGAGAGAGGGTTCAAAGGGCTGCCGGGGACCCGGGGGCCCCCAGGACTGAATGGAGCTCCAGGTCTGCCTG GACTTCCTGGTGCTGACGCTCACGTGCCCAGACTGTCGTTCTCCACCGCCCTCACCGCCCCTGCGGACCGAGCCGGAACCATTGTGTTTGACAAGATCTTTGTCAATGAAGGAGACTTCTATGACGCGAggacag gaaTCTTCACGGCTCCTGTAGACGGTCATTACTTCTTCAGCGCCGTCCTCACGGGTCATAAGAACGAGAAGATCGAGGCTGTTCTGTCGAAGTCCAACTACGGCATGGCGCGCGTGGACTCGGGAGGATACCAGCCCGAGGGCCTGGAGAACAACCCGGTGGCCGAGGCGAAGACCACGCCCGGCTCGCTTGCCGTCTTCAACATCATCCTGCCGCTGCAGGCGCGGGACACGGTCTGCGTGGACCTGGTGACGGGGAAACTGGCTCACTCTGTGGAGCCGCTCACCGTCTTCAGCGGCGTGCTGCTGTACGAGGACATGTGA